In Aciduliprofundum sp. MAR08-339, a single window of DNA contains:
- a CDS encoding DUF2240 family protein has product MEDLKRVVAFVVKRKGREIKEEDFVNTLSYDMKWVSPNSARALFKVAVDTHLIERKNEHYEPTFEMKGLILPLDFKVTEEDVAKYFTKPDIFTRIMDHLTFNLKRSRRDILMEINEIKNRMKYVSIEVAALIYCKENEMDCSEFYQEVEKRIMEL; this is encoded by the coding sequence ATGGAGGATCTGAAGAGGGTAGTTGCATTCGTGGTGAAGAGAAAGGGAAGGGAAATAAAGGAGGAGGACTTTGTAAACACCCTGTCCTACGATATGAAGTGGGTCTCTCCAAATTCTGCACGGGCACTGTTCAAGGTTGCCGTGGATACTCATCTCATTGAGAGGAAGAATGAGCACTATGAGCCGACCTTTGAGATGAAGGGATTGATCCTGCCTCTTGATTTCAAGGTTACCGAGGAGGATGTTGCCAAGTATTTCACAAAACCGGACATTTTCACAAGGATAATGGATCATCTCACATTCAACCTCAAGAGGAGCAGAAGGGATATACTTATGGAAATAAACGAAATCAAAAACAGAATGAAGTATGTGAGCATTGAAGTGGCAGCCCTAATTTACTGCAAGGAAAACGAGATGGACTGCTCTGAATTCTACCAGGAGGTAGAGAAAAGGATAATGGAATTATAA
- a CDS encoding thiamine-monophosphate kinase: MQLKDMGERRAIDGIWKILKKKQAYDDCVYIKMGNLYQLYTVDFIGEGVHFMREWNPEKVGAFFASINLSDIAAMGGLPDLFMASMSFPQDLDWDYVESFVLGMNSVLQGFGVPYYGGDFKESKSVGMSGFAVGHVEANRILRRNTVSKGERVFVTGELGKQAAGYFLWKNGHDEGIEYLLDVHPRIEEGRRISELGSACMDLSDGLLASVKFMGNEKYGLEIYFDKIPIHKLAYEVSEDYGLPLEYLATMFGGEYELVYTAKRGVVGTEIGEVVERENAGIWKENKKFEGEGYAHFSQTLGKIGRQ, encoded by the coding sequence ATGCAGTTGAAGGATATGGGTGAGAGAAGGGCCATAGACGGGATATGGAAAATCTTGAAAAAGAAGCAAGCCTATGATGATTGCGTTTACATAAAAATGGGGAATCTTTATCAACTTTACACTGTGGATTTCATTGGAGAGGGCGTACATTTCATGAGAGAGTGGAACCCTGAGAAAGTTGGGGCTTTTTTTGCATCCATAAATTTAAGTGATATTGCCGCAATGGGGGGGCTGCCAGATTTATTTATGGCATCCATGTCATTCCCGCAGGATTTGGACTGGGACTATGTTGAATCCTTCGTTTTGGGAATGAACAGTGTTTTGCAGGGATTTGGTGTGCCCTATTATGGTGGAGATTTCAAAGAGTCAAAAAGCGTCGGGATGAGCGGCTTTGCGGTGGGCCACGTGGAGGCCAACAGAATATTAAGAAGGAACACAGTAAGTAAGGGCGAAAGGGTTTTTGTGACTGGAGAACTTGGAAAGCAGGCAGCAGGATATTTTCTCTGGAAAAACGGGCATGATGAGGGCATTGAGTATTTGTTAGACGTCCATCCCAGGATAGAGGAGGGTAGGAGGATCTCGGAGTTGGGAAGTGCGTGCATGGATCTATCAGACGGCTTGCTTGCATCTGTTAAATTTATGGGAAATGAAAAATATGGATTGGAAATATATTTTGATAAGATTCCCATACACAAACTTGCCTATGAGGTTTCAGAGGATTATGGCCTGCCTTTGGAGTACCTTGCAACAATGTTCGGTGGCGAGTACGAACTCGTATATACTGCCAAACGTGGTGTGGTTGGCACGGAGATTGGGGAGGTTGTTGAGAGGGAGAATGCAGGGATATGGAAGGAAAATAAAAAATTTGAAGGTGAGGGTTATGCTCATTTTAGCCAGACACTGGGAAAAATTGGAAGACAATAA
- the amrS gene encoding AmmeMemoRadiSam system radical SAM enzyme, whose protein sequence is MLILARHWEKLEDNKVRCNLCPHRCVLSDGQVGVCRVRKNIGGKLYTLNYGSVSSIAVDPIEKKPLFHFKPTSEVLSVATVGCNMRCKHCQNWEISQIGLEFPYIREMSPEELMQVARDYEGIAFTYNEPTIWHEYTLDVAKMAKREGLYTVYVTNGYICKKPFEEISRYLDAMNIDVKAFNDEFYRKIAGARLQPVLDTVERAHRMGIHVELTYLIIPTLNDGEGEIRKFAEWVQGVSPEIPVHFSRFFPMYRLTDKPPTPVRTLHRAYEIAKEAGLEYVYLGNTWEPEYESTYCPKCGNLLIERVYYNTRILGLTDDGKCEKCGAKINVRL, encoded by the coding sequence ATGCTCATTTTAGCCAGACACTGGGAAAAATTGGAAGACAATAAGGTTCGGTGCAATCTGTGCCCACATAGATGCGTGCTCAGTGATGGGCAGGTTGGTGTTTGCAGGGTCAGGAAGAATATTGGAGGTAAGCTTTACACGCTAAATTATGGCAGCGTATCCTCAATAGCGGTGGATCCCATAGAGAAAAAACCCCTATTTCATTTCAAGCCCACCTCTGAGGTTCTATCGGTGGCCACGGTGGGCTGCAATATGCGGTGCAAACACTGTCAGAACTGGGAAATAAGTCAGATCGGACTTGAGTTTCCCTACATAAGGGAGATGAGCCCGGAGGAGCTCATGCAGGTGGCCCGGGATTATGAGGGTATAGCATTTACATACAACGAGCCAACAATATGGCATGAATACACCCTTGATGTTGCAAAAATGGCAAAGCGGGAGGGACTCTACACTGTTTATGTTACCAATGGATACATATGCAAGAAGCCATTTGAGGAAATCTCCAGGTACCTTGATGCAATGAACATAGATGTAAAGGCATTCAACGATGAATTCTACAGAAAAATTGCGGGAGCAAGACTTCAACCCGTGCTTGACACTGTTGAAAGGGCTCATCGCATGGGGATTCATGTTGAACTTACCTATCTTATAATTCCAACGTTGAACGATGGAGAAGGTGAGATAAGAAAATTTGCAGAGTGGGTGCAAGGAGTGAGTCCTGAGATACCCGTTCATTTCTCACGATTCTTTCCCATGTACAGACTCACGGATAAGCCACCCACACCGGTTAGAACTCTTCACAGAGCCTACGAGATTGCAAAGGAGGCTGGGCTGGAATACGTTTATCTTGGCAACACTTGGGAACCTGAGTACGAAAGCACCTACTGCCCGAAGTGCGGAAATCTTCTCATAGAGCGTGTTTATTACAACACCAGAATTCTCGGACTGACGGATGATGGAAAATGCGAGAAATGCGGGGCAAAGATAAATGTTAGATTATAA